From Deltaproteobacteria bacterium:
AACCCTTTCTTTATCGCGTCGAGCTCGCGATGAAATATTTTACGCAGTAAAATGACCCCGGCATCAGACTTGCCGAGACGCTCCTGCGAACGGTCCACTATCGCTCCCTGGCCTACCTGGACTATGTAATCCTGAGCATTGACCAGCGCGTTGCCTGCTTGTCCGGCATCGTTGTCGGGCATCACGCCTTTAAATAACTCTTCATCGTATTCTGCCGGGTTATATTTATCGCGCGAAAAAAGCCAGGCCTGAGATTCCTGAGCCACGTCTCCGCGTATCGGTGATGATCGCACGCTAAAAAGCGCCGTATGTCCATCATCTACTGGAACAAACCAGTTAAAGAGATCGGTCCACGGAAATAACTTGGTTTCGCCCTGTGGCTTAAATTGTGTCGGCGTAACTATGTGATTACAATTCGGCCAGTTAAACTCGCTGATTCGAACATTATTAGCCGCGCGAGTAGCAATTTGCCGGATACCCCATTCAGTTTCCTCGTATGAGAGAGACGGCACGGTGTATGAGAGCGACTGACCAAATCGCGACTCTTGATGGACGAAACTGACATGCACGGCATCCATCGAATTCTCTATCCGTTGGAACCAATTACAAGGCCAAATCATGGAGAGTGCCCATTTG
This genomic window contains:
- a CDS encoding aromatic ring-hydroxylating dioxygenase subunit alpha, with amino-acid sequence MANVLSQTNEWSELVQAGPRTPMGMLLRKFWQPVAVSSELKVGKAMPIRIMNEDLTLYRGESGKPHIVADRCAHRLTLLYTGWVEQECIRCRYHGWKYDGGGQCVEMPAEDATFASKVKILSYPAREYAGLVFAFMGQGEPPEFAHKAEIDRNYGIKWALSMIWPCNWFQRIENSMDAVHVSFVHQESRFGQSLSYTVPSLSYEETEWGIRQIATRAANNVRISEFNWPNCNHIVTPTQFKPQGETKLFPWTDLFNWFVPVDDGHTALFSVRSSPIRGDVAQESQAWLFSRDKYNPAEYDEELFKGVMPDNDAGQAGNALVNAQDYIVQVGQGAIVDRSQERLGKSDAGVILLRKIFHRELDAIKKGLPGKAWKPRKGFARLPVPPNVPASPDPETAMVFG